A window from Pseudomonas sp. Tri1 encodes these proteins:
- a CDS encoding zinc transporter ZntB, translating to MFEEENAQWGLVHALVLDGKGGARSIARTELDDLQLQAHESLWLHWDRSHPQTHTWLRKSSGLSEFNCDLLLEENTRPRLLPLPNAELLLFLRGINLNPGAEPEDMVSVRIFASAQRVISLRLRPLRATDELLVQLTEGKGPKTASELILYMAQYLTNKVQDLVTCLSEIVDTEEEKLDTDERYTPEHDAILHIRRRAAGLKRFLAPQRDIFGQMTRLKLPWFVDDDGDYWNELNNSLTRYLEELELTRERVGLVLEAEDRRLSVRMNRTMYRFGIITGIFLPMSFLTGLLGINVGGIPFSASPYGFMVACLLMVGVALGQWWLFRRLRWV from the coding sequence ATGTTCGAGGAAGAAAACGCGCAATGGGGGCTGGTGCATGCCCTGGTGCTGGACGGTAAAGGCGGCGCGCGTTCCATAGCCCGGACCGAACTCGACGATTTGCAGCTGCAGGCCCACGAAAGCCTGTGGCTGCACTGGGATCGCAGTCATCCGCAAACCCACACCTGGCTACGCAAATCCAGCGGCCTGAGCGAATTCAACTGCGACCTGTTGCTCGAAGAGAACACCCGCCCGCGACTATTGCCGTTGCCCAACGCCGAGCTGCTGCTGTTCCTTCGGGGGATCAACCTCAACCCGGGCGCCGAGCCTGAAGACATGGTTTCGGTGCGGATCTTTGCGTCCGCCCAACGGGTGATTTCCCTGCGTCTGCGGCCGTTGCGCGCCACCGATGAGCTGCTGGTGCAGTTGACCGAGGGCAAGGGGCCGAAGACCGCGTCGGAACTCATCCTTTATATGGCGCAATACCTCACCAACAAAGTGCAGGATCTGGTCACCTGCCTTTCCGAAATCGTCGATACCGAGGAAGAAAAACTTGATACCGACGAACGGTATACCCCCGAGCACGACGCCATCTTGCATATCCGTCGCAGGGCCGCCGGGCTGAAGCGATTCCTGGCACCGCAACGGGACATCTTCGGTCAGATGACCCGACTTAAATTGCCGTGGTTTGTCGATGACGACGGCGATTACTGGAATGAATTGAACAACAGCCTGACCCGTTACCTCGAGGAGCTGGAATTGACCCGAGAGCGCGTGGGGCTTGTGCTGGAGGCCGAAGACCGGCGTCTTTCGGTGCGCATGAACCGCACCATGTACCGCTTCGGCATCATCACCGGGATTTTCCTGCCGATGAGTTTTCTCACGGGGCTTTTGGGTATCAACGTCGGCGGTATTCCGTTTTCCGCGAGCCCTTATGGTTTCATGGTCGCCTGCCTCTTGATGGTCGGCGTGGCCCTGGGGCAGTGGTGGTTATTCCGTCGTTTGCGCTGGGTGTGA
- the sigX gene encoding RNA polymerase sigma factor SigX — MNKPQSLSTRYDPRDLSDEELVARAHTELFHVTRAYEELMRRYQRTLFNVCARYLGNDRDADDVCQEVMLKVLYGLKNFEGKSKFKTWLYSITYNECITQYRKERRKRRLMDALSLDPLEEASEEKAPKPEEKGGLDRWLVHVNPIDREILVLRFVAELEFQEIADIMHMGLSATKMRYKRALDKLREKFAGIAET, encoded by the coding sequence TTGAACAAACCCCAATCGCTATCTACGCGCTATGACCCCCGTGATCTCTCCGATGAGGAGTTGGTCGCGCGCGCGCATACGGAGCTGTTTCACGTAACACGCGCGTACGAAGAGTTGATGCGGCGTTACCAGAGAACATTATTTAACGTTTGTGCACGGTATCTTGGGAACGATCGCGACGCTGACGATGTCTGTCAGGAGGTGATGTTGAAGGTGCTGTATGGCCTGAAGAACTTCGAGGGGAAATCGAAGTTCAAGACATGGCTCTATAGCATCACGTACAACGAATGCATCACCCAGTATCGCAAGGAACGGCGAAAGCGTCGCTTGATGGACGCCTTGAGCCTGGATCCTCTGGAAGAAGCGTCTGAAGAAAAGGCGCCCAAGCCCGAGGAGAAGGGTGGACTTGATCGCTGGCTGGTTCATGTGAACCCGATCGATCGGGAAATTCTGGTGCTACGATTTGTCGCAGAGCTGGAGTTCCAGGAGATCGCAGACATAATGCATATGGGTTTGAGCGCGACAAAAATGCGTTACAAGCGCGCTCTTGACAAATTGCGTGAGAAATTTGCAGGCATTGCCGAAACTTAG
- the rraA gene encoding ribonuclease E activity regulator RraA has product MNHYLTPDLCDAYPELVQVLEPMFSNFGGRDSFGGEIVTIKCFEDNSRVKEQVELKGNGKVLVVDGGGSLRRALLGDMLAEKAAKNGWEGLVVYGCIRDVDVIAQTDLGVQALASHPMKTDRRGVGELNVPVTFAGVTFRPGEYVYADNNGVIVSPSPLKMPE; this is encoded by the coding sequence ATGAACCATTACCTCACGCCCGACCTGTGCGACGCCTACCCGGAGTTGGTGCAGGTGTTGGAGCCGATGTTCAGCAATTTTGGCGGCCGCGATTCCTTCGGCGGCGAAATCGTGACCATCAAGTGTTTCGAAGACAACTCGCGGGTCAAGGAGCAGGTTGAACTCAAGGGCAATGGCAAGGTGCTGGTGGTCGACGGTGGCGGCTCCCTGCGTCGGGCATTGCTGGGCGACATGCTGGCGGAAAAAGCCGCGAAGAATGGCTGGGAAGGGCTGGTGGTCTACGGTTGCATCCGCGACGTCGACGTCATTGCCCAGACAGACCTCGGGGTCCAGGCCCTGGCCAGTCACCCGATGAAGACTGATCGACGCGGCGTCGGCGAACTCAATGTGCCGGTGACCTTTGCTGGCGTGACGTTTCGTCCGGGCGAATATGTATACGCGGACAACAACGGCGTGATCGTCTCGCCGAGCCCGCTGAAAATGCCTGAATGA
- a CDS encoding mechanosensitive ion channel domain-containing protein has product MELDLWTQSLVTAMTALWTKVANFIPNLFGALVVLLLGFVVAKLLDTLLSKLLAKLGLDRLMGGTGLTKLLSRGGIQVPISTLVGKIVYWFVLLIFLVSAAESLGLERVSATLDMLALYLPKVFGAALVLLVGVLLAQLANGLVRGAAEGVGLDYAQGLGRIAQGLVIIISISVAISQLEVKTDLLNHVIVIVLITVGLAVALAMGLGSREIAGQILAGIYVRELYEVGQQVRVGEVEGQIEEIGTVKTTLLTEEGELVSLSNRILLEQHVSSR; this is encoded by the coding sequence ATGGAACTTGATCTCTGGACCCAGAGCCTCGTCACGGCAATGACTGCGTTGTGGACCAAGGTGGCTAACTTCATTCCGAACCTTTTCGGCGCGCTGGTCGTGCTGTTGCTGGGTTTTGTCGTGGCCAAACTGCTGGATACGCTGCTGTCCAAGCTGCTCGCCAAACTGGGCCTCGACCGCCTGATGGGCGGCACCGGCCTGACCAAGCTGTTGTCCCGTGGCGGCATCCAGGTGCCGATTTCGACCCTGGTCGGCAAGATTGTCTACTGGTTCGTTTTGCTTATTTTCCTGGTTTCTGCGGCTGAATCCCTTGGTCTTGAGCGAGTTTCAGCTACGCTCGATATGCTTGCACTGTATTTGCCGAAGGTTTTCGGGGCGGCACTGGTGTTGCTGGTTGGCGTTCTGCTGGCGCAACTGGCCAACGGGCTGGTGCGCGGCGCTGCCGAAGGCGTCGGGTTGGATTATGCCCAGGGCCTGGGGCGAATTGCCCAGGGCCTGGTGATCATCATCAGTATTTCGGTCGCGATCAGCCAGTTGGAGGTCAAGACTGACCTGCTCAACCATGTGATTGTGATCGTATTGATTACCGTTGGTCTGGCGGTTGCGCTGGCAATGGGATTGGGAAGCCGGGAAATTGCCGGTCAGATTCTTGCGGGAATCTATGTGCGTGAATTGTATGAGGTTGGGCAACAAGTGCGTGTTGGCGAGGTCGAAGGCCAGATCGAAGAGATCGGCACGGTGAAGACCACATTGCTGACCGAGGAGGGCGAGCTGGTGTCGCTTTCTAATCGGATCCTGCTGGAACAGCATGTGAGTAGCCGCTAA
- a CDS encoding alpha/beta fold hydrolase, translated as MQSSSNLFPVALISAERRGDLSEDVYRLKPGNSPDYSVELAVTRLGMADASETRGVPVILLHGSFSNRRFWYSPKGLGLGAYLTRLGFDVWIPEMRGHGLSLRNQGYRNNRVADYARYDLPAIGAFVREQSGQVPHWIGHSLGGITLAAALGGHYLGEPAVASVAFFGTQVSRTYWPLKIPPVEWSGRFILKRFAQLSGSRLKRGPEDEPIGLALESMRWYGLFGRFGDAEKNWWAGLAEVQVPVLAVSAAGDHQDPTWACRKLFEQIGSEHKQFVCLGREQGFNGDFGHVEMLVSKAAQAEVWPLVARWLEDQHTALLAEQPRLAEAV; from the coding sequence ATGCAAAGCAGCAGCAACCTTTTTCCTGTCGCTCTGATCAGCGCCGAACGGCGGGGTGATCTGAGCGAAGACGTCTATCGCTTGAAACCTGGCAACAGCCCGGACTACAGCGTTGAGCTGGCCGTCACCCGCCTGGGCATGGCCGACGCCAGCGAAACCCGTGGCGTGCCCGTGATCCTCTTGCACGGCAGCTTTTCCAACCGGCGTTTCTGGTATTCGCCCAAGGGCCTGGGCCTGGGGGCGTACCTGACACGCCTGGGGTTCGATGTCTGGATCCCCGAGATGCGTGGGCATGGGCTGTCCCTGCGCAACCAGGGCTACCGCAACAATCGCGTGGCCGACTACGCTCGCTACGACTTGCCGGCCATCGGCGCCTTCGTGCGCGAGCAGAGCGGCCAAGTGCCGCACTGGATCGGCCATTCCCTGGGTGGCATCACCCTGGCGGCAGCGTTGGGTGGCCACTACCTGGGTGAGCCGGCCGTGGCGTCGGTGGCGTTTTTTGGTACCCAGGTCAGCCGCACCTACTGGCCGCTGAAGATTCCGCCAGTGGAGTGGAGCGGGCGCTTCATCCTCAAGCGGTTTGCCCAATTGTCCGGTTCAAGGCTCAAGCGCGGCCCCGAGGACGAGCCCATCGGCCTGGCCCTGGAGAGCATGCGTTGGTATGGCTTGTTCGGTCGTTTCGGCGATGCCGAGAAGAACTGGTGGGCGGGCCTTGCCGAAGTGCAGGTGCCGGTCCTGGCAGTGAGTGCGGCAGGGGATCACCAGGACCCGACCTGGGCCTGTCGCAAGCTCTTCGAGCAGATCGGTTCCGAGCACAAGCAGTTTGTCTGCCTGGGCCGGGAGCAGGGCTTCAATGGCGATTTCGGCCACGTCGAGATGCTGGTCAGCAAAGCCGCACAGGCAGAGGTCTGGCCTTTGGTGGCGCGTTGGCTGGAGGATCAGCACACCGCGCTGCTGGCAGAACAGCCCCGGCTGGCCGAGGCGGTTTGA
- the cobA gene encoding uroporphyrinogen-III C-methyltransferase — translation MNAKVWLVGAGPGDPELLTLKAVRALGEADVVLIDDLVNAAVLEHCPAARIIAVGKRGGCRSTPQAFIHRLMLRYARQGKCVVRLKGGDPCIFGRGGEEAQWLREHGVEVELVNGITAGLAGATQSDIPLTLRGIARGVTLVTAHTQDGSSLNWQALAQSGTTLVVYMGVAKLSEIREQLLAGGLAADTPVAMIENASLPHQRDCRSDLASMETDAGAFQLKSPAILVIGAVAAAAELAGSQPAWVQASAQ, via the coding sequence ATGAACGCAAAAGTCTGGCTGGTGGGTGCGGGTCCCGGCGACCCTGAATTGCTGACCCTCAAAGCCGTGCGCGCCTTGGGCGAAGCCGACGTGGTGCTGATCGATGATCTGGTCAATGCCGCAGTGCTGGAGCATTGCCCCGCTGCACGCATCATTGCCGTGGGCAAGCGCGGCGGATGCCGCTCTACACCCCAGGCCTTCATCCATCGCCTGATGCTGCGGTATGCGCGCCAGGGCAAATGCGTGGTACGGCTCAAGGGCGGTGACCCGTGCATCTTCGGTCGCGGTGGTGAAGAGGCGCAGTGGCTGCGCGAACATGGTGTCGAGGTGGAGCTGGTCAATGGCATCACCGCCGGGCTTGCGGGGGCGACCCAGAGCGATATTCCGCTGACCCTGCGCGGGATAGCCCGGGGCGTGACGCTGGTGACGGCCCACACCCAGGACGGTAGCAGCCTGAACTGGCAAGCGTTGGCCCAAAGCGGCACCACCCTGGTGGTGTACATGGGTGTAGCGAAGCTGAGCGAGATCCGCGAGCAGTTGCTGGCCGGCGGCTTGGCGGCGGACACGCCGGTGGCCATGATCGAAAATGCTTCCCTGCCCCATCAGCGTGACTGCCGCAGCGACCTGGCCTCGATGGAGACCGATGCAGGCGCCTTTCAACTCAAGAGCCCGGCGATCCTGGTGATTGGTGCGGTTGCAGCGGCCGCTGAACTTGCAGGGTCGCAGCCTGCCTGGGTCCAGGCTTCGGCGCAGTAA
- a CDS encoding OmpA family protein has translation MKLKNTLGFAIGSLIAATSFGALAQGQGAVEIEGFAKKEQFDSARNFKNNGNLFGGSVGYFLTDDVELRLAYDEVHNARSDDGRNIKGANTALDALYHFNNPGDMLRPYVSAGFSDQSIGQNGSSGRNRSTFANVGGGAKLYFTENFYARAGVEAQYNIDQGDTEWAPSVGIGVNFGGGSKPAAAPVPAPAEVCSDSDNDGVCDNVDKCPDTPANVTVDADGCPAVAEVVRVELDVKFDFDKSVVKPNSYGDIKNLADFMKQYPSTTTTVEGHTDSVGPDAYNQKLSERRANAVKQVLTNQYGVESSRVQSVGYGESRPVADNKTEAGRAVNRRVEAQVEAQGK, from the coding sequence ATGAAACTGAAAAACACCTTGGGCTTTGCCATTGGTTCTTTGATTGCTGCCACTTCGTTCGGCGCTCTGGCACAAGGCCAAGGCGCAGTTGAAATCGAAGGCTTCGCCAAGAAAGAACAATTCGACAGCGCTCGTAACTTCAAGAACAACGGCAACCTGTTCGGCGGTTCGGTTGGTTACTTCCTGACCGACGACGTTGAACTGCGTCTGGCCTACGACGAAGTGCACAACGCACGTTCCGACGATGGTCGTAACATCAAGGGCGCCAACACCGCTCTGGATGCTCTGTACCACTTCAACAACCCAGGTGACATGCTGCGTCCATACGTATCGGCTGGCTTCTCCGACCAGAGCATCGGTCAGAACGGCTCCAGCGGTCGTAACCGTTCCACCTTCGCCAACGTTGGTGGCGGCGCCAAGCTGTACTTCACCGAGAACTTCTACGCCCGTGCCGGCGTTGAAGCTCAGTACAACATCGACCAAGGCGACACCGAGTGGGCGCCAAGCGTCGGTATCGGTGTGAACTTCGGTGGCGGCTCCAAGCCTGCTGCTGCTCCAGTTCCAGCTCCGGCTGAAGTCTGCTCCGACAGCGACAACGATGGCGTGTGCGACAACGTCGACAAGTGCCCTGACACCCCAGCCAACGTAACCGTTGACGCTGATGGCTGCCCAGCAGTTGCTGAAGTCGTACGTGTTGAGCTGGACGTCAAGTTCGACTTCGACAAGTCGGTCGTCAAGCCTAACAGCTACGGCGATATCAAGAACCTGGCTGACTTCATGAAGCAGTACCCATCCACCACCACTACTGTTGAAGGTCACACTGACTCCGTCGGTCCTGACGCTTACAACCAGAAACTGTCTGAGCGTCGTGCAAACGCCGTTAAGCAAGTTCTGACCAACCAGTACGGTGTTGAATCGTCCCGCGTTCAGTCTGTTGGCTACGGCGAATCCCGCCCAGTTGCTGACAACAAGACTGAAGCTGGTCGTGCAGTTAACCGTCGCGTAGAAGCGCAGGTTGAAGCTCAAGGTAAGTAA